The Ignavibacteriota bacterium genome contains the following window.
TAGCAGAAGAATCACTTGAACCGGAACCAACTAAAATATCACCACCAAAATCTCCGGATAATATTTTCTTTTTGAATCTTGCTAACTGAGCTTTTGTTCGAGTTCCATGAAGCTCTTTGTCTGCATCCGAAACTTTTTGGAAAAATGGGGAATTTCCTACATGCATCAGATGCCTTTCATCATCAAAGAAAATAGGGAACATCACTTCATCAAAAAACTGCTCGGCTGAATAATTTTGAGGTTTGGAATATTCTTCCTTATAATATTCAAGAAATTTCTTGCCGATATAACTTGTGTACATAATTAATTCCTTTTAAATTATATTACTAATTTCTTTCATTTCTAATCCGTATTTCAGATGTTCTTCTTCCAATTGCGGAATAACAAAAGGATAAGAACCAACTTTAAGTTGCTCATATTTGTTTTTGCTGTATAATACACTTTTCAAACTTACCGGAATTTCATATTTAATCTTATCAAAATGATTGGCATTAATATAATTATTACGGTCTGATTCAAGAATGCAAACTGCTCCTTCAATTTCAAGTAATTCTATCAAAACAGACTTTTTATTATCTGTAAGTTCTTTTAAAACAAAATTCCCATTTCTGAATATCAGGTGCATATCAATTTTTTTAATATCAAACTCAGGATAAACCTTGTCAATCAAACCCTGAATTTCAGATTCTTTTAATAGTGATAAATTGTCCGGCAGAACATCATAACTATTAAATACAGTATCTTTTGGGTAAGGTAAAGTTGATTCTTCATCAAGAAATATATGGATAGGTTTGTAAGTTCTCGAAAGTTCATCAAGGGCGCTTATATTTCTTCTTCTGTTTACTCTACCAAACCGTTGAATTAAACTGTCAATTGGAGCTGCTTGAGTAATCATTCTGTCAAAGCTAATATCCAGACTTACTTCAACAACTTGTGTAGAAATTACGATGCAAGGTTTCAAACCCTCGCAATTATAACCACCATCATATTTATCTTTTAATTCTTTCTCCAAATATTCACGGTCTTTTCTTCTAAATCTACTGTGAATAAGCATTTTTGGAATATCGGGAAATTGATTTTCAATTTCTTTAAATAAATTTTGTGCTTCTTTAACTGTATTAACAACAATCAATAGTTTTTCATTATTATTAACAGACTGTTCAATAATATTATTGGTTAAGTCTTTATCTTTATACTTTGTTATTAAATGTCTGTCAAAAGTTTCAATCTGCTTTTTACTCAAACATACTTCAAAAACATTATCTTTTCCTCCGAGAATTTCAAGCAAATGCTCATATAAGGCATACGGCATAGTAGCGGTGCCGATATGGATTCTGCATTCAAGCAATTTAAGCATTTTTACAATTTCAATAACCATTGAGCGGCTAACGTCTGAGTATGTGTGAATTTCATCAAGAATTACATCACATCCTTTTAAATCCAGCATTACAGATTCATAACCGGATGTCCCGAAAATAATTGCTGCTAACTGATGCGGAGTTAATACCTTAATTGATGAACCTACTAATGGTTGCAGAATTTGTTCTTCAACTGTATTACCTGCAATAACTTTAGATGTGGAATGTAACAATCTTATATCCGGATTATCCGGGTCAAATTCTTTAAACCTTTGCCACATAGCATTAATTGATGCCTGAAAAGGTAAAGTATAAAAAACTCTACCCTGAGTTCTTTTCATCAAAAAATCTGTTTTGCCCGCTCCAGTTGGAGCAACTACAAGAGTATGCTTTCTGTTGTCATTCACATCAACAACGGATAATGGGAAAAGTTCCGACTTTCTTTTATCATCAAAATACTTATTTAAAGATGGTTTGTAAAAAGTATAATTAAGATATTGCTTAGTACTAAAAGAAAAAGCTGATGCAAAATGGTCAGCCGCTTTCAGCAATCCACGATAAAAAGATGGAGAGTTTTGTTTATTTCTGCAATAATTAACTGTGTAATTTATTGATTTTTTTGCATCATCATAGCTAATATCAATAATCTTTAACCCAAAGTGATTCAGAATTTCAATCCCGAACATTTTCCAATTTTCCCAATCCTCTAAATGATTATCAATAAAATATCTGTCATTAGTTTTTATATCAAGAATTCCCCTTTTTCTAATGTCATTCTCTATAGGTTTGTGGTGAGCTACCACCATATCAATAACTCTATCCCAATACTGATTTGGTATTGCAGGTAAAAAAGCTAATGAAGAAATTTCATGCCTGTGTTTATACTCTGTAAAATCAAAATCATCATTCTTATCTGCTGAAATTGCTTTTTGAAAATATGGATGTGCTTTCCCTAAATCATGAATTATTGCACCATATATTACTGCTTCTTTGTCAAATTCATAATCAAAGTTTTCAGCAAAGTATAAAGCTGCATTAGCAACCTGTATTGTATGGTCAAGTAGCGTTACAGAACCATATTCAACACTTTTAGCTAAAATATTTGAAATATCAGTCATTTGTATATCCGGTTGGATTTCCAAACACCTTCAACAATCCATACATATCACTACCATTAAATCGGTTGAACCCAACCTTGAATCCATCCGATTCATTGGTAAACATTAATTCAAACCCATTTATCTTATCAAATTCATCAATTGATAACTCCGATAATTCTACAGGAAACATCAAGTCCTCATTCCTGACAAGACAAATTGTTTGCGAATAAGCAATTTCTGCATCAGCTTGACTTTTAAATGCTAAATGCATAACCGGATTAATCATTACTCCACGAGTAATTATACTTTTGTTCTTTTGATAGGGATTTGATTTTTGTTTAAGTCCTTTCGACCATGTAACTTCTTGCTGAAAATCAAGTCCCGTGTAGCTTAGTCTGTGTCTGGCTATTCTTTTAATTCCCTTTTCATTCAACAATTCAGGGAAAAGTTTCTTCTCAATACCTTCGACAATAGACGGTGTCAAAAATTGCTGACTAAACGTTTCACTATCTCTGACGGCAGTCCAGGGCTTAATATAACCAAACTGACCTGAATATTTCACAACGTAATACATTTTTTTCTCCTTATTAATTTAATGCTCCAAAACCTGAACCGGTACTATGACCTACACCAACATTCCAAGCAAACTTAATGGATTCAGGATTTCCTTCAATAATCACAGGACATAAATTCGCTCTGTTTTCTATTCCATTAATCTTGATGAGTTTTGTTTTTGGTTTGTGATAATCCCTGTTGAATTTTATAATAATGTCATCGTCAAGTTTTGCTTCTCTAAGCTTTCTTTGCATTGTTTTTGTCATAAGTTCATCGCACTTAGGATTATCTGAAATTAGGTGTTCCACTCCATTTTCGGTATAATTCCGAACTAAAACCGGACTTGATACAGAAAATAATTCTTTGTTTGAAAAATCAGGAGTTTCTTTAATTGTAATATCAATTACTTTCATTCCAAAAATAAATTCAGAGTTCTTCAAAGCATTGAAAATTATTTTTTTTCCCAAATCTTCTTGCCAAAAACTTAAAAACCATATCGCACCTGACTTAAAAGATAAACCTTTCTTAGAATTTTCACCACCTGAAAGCCAGCCAAATGAGTACAAGCTCATTTTGTCGTGATATTCGTTTTCTCCAAGCCAATTATGAAGTTTACCCAAAATATTATATTGATAATCAAAGGGCAGTATTTCACTCGTTGATGAAAGTTTAAAATATAATCTCATAAAAATATATCCTTGTTATTTCAAAAATTTCTGATTAGCGAATTATTAACAGGCAAATAATATTTTGCTTGTGATGGAGATAATATTACTTTTATTCTCATAAATAATCCAATTGTTATTCATTATCTCTACAAAATTAGCAAAAAATTCCAGTACTTACAAAAAAAATCGAAAAATTACTTCTAATAAACCAACCTTTCCGCAAATTTTCGCTATTCATCAAGCAAATGCCTGTATTTCAAATATTTCTTGCCTGCAATTGATTTATAAATCAGACAATAGATAATCATCAAATATCCTCCGAAAACCGCAACAGAAGCGATTTATGGAGGACGTAAATTTTCCTTTGAAAAAAAAATTGAAAAAAAATCACTCTGAATTGTATAGTAAACAAGAAGAAATGCTATATCAATTTTTTTGGTGGTTAATCAAACACTGTTGATGTTATAATATGACAATATTATGTTATAAAATTACAGAATTTGTTGTTATTCATTTTTAAATATTGCCTAATTGTATATATATCAAGTGATTGAGTTTTTGGCACGACATTTTCATTATAAATTCTATATTTATTAGTTTTTGGAAATTATAATGAATTGTTTAAAGGCTTTACAAGAAGTATCAGAAAGAGAATCTAAACTCGATTCAATTCCTCTTTCAAACATCCGTATAAAAGGAGTAAATCTAACAAGAAATGAAATCAAAGTTTATGACACAGTTGATTTTAATTCTTATAATAGTTCCTTTTTTAGAGCGAAGGGAAAAATTAATGATTGGATACTTGTATTAGCTAATAATATATTATCAAGTGATAGACGAGTTGAAGGATACTTGAGGAACATACAAGTTATAAATATATTGAAAGAAGCTATTGGTAAAGACTTGTCATCATTTTGTCAAAACGTTGATTTTAATTTAGATATTGATATTATTAAGAATGAAATTTATGCTTTAACTTCAAGTAAATTTAAGAGAATAGAAAAAATGAAAGTTCATAATTGGATTTTAGATAATTTTCAGAAAAAATATAATATTGAATCTTTTTATTCAACTGATTTCGATTATGAAGACCGACCTATAGCAGCATATAAAATGAAAAATGGAAAAACTTTTATGATGTCTTATGGCTTAGATACCGGATGGTCAAAGTATATATTTGGAATTATGTATGATAATAATATTTTGAGTCATGGTGAATGGCAACACAATTTCCCAATTAATTTTTTGCCACAAAGAATTGAAAATTGTTTCCAATATGCAAAATAAATTGATAATTTAGATTTTTTTTATTACTTTGGAGCATTAAATTATGCAAAAAGCAAATAGTTTATTAGATATAGCAAAATGGATTGATGAAATGAAAACAGGTTTTATTGATAATGATGTTAGTGCCGATATTTCGCATGAGCAATTATCTCAAGCATAAAGCATTATTTGGGCAATGTATCAATAATTAAACTTGCTTTTATTGAGCTTGAACCAATCCTTTGCAAAAATTCAGTTGAATTCAAAAGTATTGTAAATTAAGGAAAAAAAAATGTCAAAAGAACTACTTGGAAATAATTTAAATGAATATGAAGAATGGCTGAGTCCCATTCTCAAGAATCTTACTTTAATATTAAGAGAGTTTATAGTAGATTCATTGGATTTAGAAAACGCTCCATCGCATTATATAGACTCGATTGATAGGAAAATAACTGAACTTGAAGAGAGAGGTATTATTAATTTTTCAAACGATACTTTGGACTTATATTATTCTTGTGAAATTATTTTATTTTCAAAAAATGGTTATAAAAATGCTTTTAAAGAATTACATAATTTTACAGAATATCAGGTTGATTTATTTCGGAAGTTACGTTCATTAAGAAATCAAGAAGCTCATTGGACATTTCCGATGACGAATCGAGGAGTATTACTATCAATATTAATTATTCAGGAGGTGGTTGACCTCATTAATGCAAAATATACTATGCCGGAATGGTACAGGGAGCTGAAAGTACATAGTGATTTTTTAATTAAGAAAGTGATTGAAGAGTCCGGTCTTATTATAAAAGATTTAAATAAAACAAATGAAATCGAAGAAATTGATTATTTAAAAATTAAGGAAAATTATAAAATGAATTCTAACATTGATACCAGCAATTCTATCCTAGAGGAATCTAATGTGGAAATTCCAGCAAATATTGATGATAATGCAAGAATAACCCCAGAAGAAGAAAAAGAGCAAATTATTAAAGAAAATGAATTGACATTTTCTGAACAAATCTTGGATTATATTGAACTTGTTAATGGATATTCATACGAACAAGCAAAATTATTGAATTTTATGATGAATACATTGATTAGTAATATTAATCAATTTGAAGATATATTTATGAACTATAATTATCAACGATACTTACGTGATAACGATAGTGATAGTAATAAGATTATAACTCATATTAATAATATCCAAACTACCTTGAATATTTTAAATGAGTATAAAATATCATTAAATAATGAAATTGATAAGATTGAAAGATTTAAAAAAGAACCGAAAACTCCAGATTATCAAGAGTTAAAGAATTTTTACGAATTAATTTCACACATCATTAAGTTTTTGATCCAATCTTATAAAAATTTCAAAAATAAAAACCCAGATATAATAATTTTTCATTCAAGAAATGTATTTAATGATTTTTTAAAATTAAAAATTGATTGTGAATTTGCTGTTTTTATTGATGCTGATACCGAAACTCCATATAACTTTAAAAAGTTTAGAGATGAGCATTATAGACTTATGGCTAATTATTCGCATCTAAAAAATAAATATTTTGAAAATCCATACGATAATGATGAATTTGAAGAAAGGAGTTTGGACGATTTAATGAAACAGATGTCGAAACATTTAAATTCCATAAAAGAACTTGAAATTAAATATGATATATATAAAAAGAAGACCCCTGTAACCGTATTAAAACCGGCAATTCTTTTTAAGTCTGAAATTATTCAAAAAGCCCAAGTTGTAGTAAGTTATGAATAAGTCTATGAAAATTCTCATTACATTTGTAGGAACAAATGATGTGGGAAAGCTCGCAGGATTAGAAGATGACGGGGCAATTCTAACTACTTTGTCAGAAAGAGATTTTGATTATATTTATTTACTATACACAAGAGGGAACGCAAGAATTAACGACAATATGTTCAATTACTTGGAAATATCTGAATACTTAAAAACAATTATTTTAGAAAATAATTATTGCAAAGAAAGTGATGTAATTATCCAAGAATTTATTTGTAACAAGATTGCAGTACATACAGAAGTTTACGCTTCATTAGTTAAATTTCTAAATGAAAATTTTAGTGAAATAGATATTGAAAATAATGAATTATTTGCTTTAATATCTTCAGGGACTCCACAAATGCAGGCATCATGGATTCTAATAGCTGAGGCGGATGTTTTTCCGGTAAAATTAATCAGAGCCATTGAAAAACGTTACTCAGTCGAGAGCAGAAGAACAGAAGATGTTGCTTTACTTACAAACATACGTGATAAATTAAACAAACTAAAAGTTTATGAAAGAAGACTTGGTAGTAAGAATGAGCAAAATTACAGTGTAGTTAATGACGTTAATAATTTAAACAAAAAGCAAATACAAATTGCAAAATCAAACAATCATATTTTAATCTACGGAGAAACCGGAGTAGGCAAAGAAGTATTAGCCAGAACATTACATGATACAAGTGAACGAAAAGTTTTTTTTCCAATCAATTGTGCTGGTATTCCAGAACAATTATTGGAAAGTGAACTCTTTGGTCATAAAAAAGGAGCTTTTACGGGAGCAAATTATGATAAGAAAGGAATAGTCAAAGAGTATGAAAACGGATCTCTTTTCTTAGATGAAATCAACTCAATGCCAATTAGTTTGCAAGCAAAATTACTAAGATTTATTGAAAGTGGTGAATTTAGGTCTGTGGGCAGTTCAATTATCGAGAAGTCAAATATCAGAATTATTGCAGCTGCAAATGAAAAAATTCAAAAGTTAGTTGAAGAAGAAAAGTTCAGATTAGATTTATACTATCGCTTGCGTACATTTGAACTACATATACCACCGTTAAGAAAAAGAAAAGAACAGATTCCAGAACTAATTGAAAAACTAAAACTTTCAAATTCTCTTGAAAATTTAGAGTTTGAACCTGATGCATTAGAAGCTCTTAAAAATTATCGTTATCCCGGCAATGTGAGAGAATTGATTATTATACTAAACAGACTAAATCTTAATGCTTCTTCAGATAATATTAAATTATCAAACATTAAACAAGTATTGTCTGAACTTACACATAAAGTTCAACATGATGAGCCGGAAATACCTACTGAATTGCACGGTAAAGCATATAAATTGCTAAGAACAATGCTTACGAAAATTGTTTTGTCAGAAACCAATGGGAACACAGCGGAAGCAGGCAGAATACTTGGAGTTACACATAATTCTATAAAAAAATGGAATGACGAGGATTTTGGATAATGATAACATAGTGTTTACTTATGATTTGAGAGTTGAAGTGAGTTAACTTTACTTTCTTTCGTTGATATTTGGTACATTTATTAAAGATGTATATATTGATATATTTTGAAAAATTTATCCTTGATAGTTTATTCATTAGTTCTTATTAAATTATTCCTATTCCATAAAACATTCCATAAAAAACACATTTATATCTTAACAATATACTCTATGATATTCAGAGTGGTATAAATGGTAAATTCTTGCTCAGAATAATCGCATTAATCAATATATGGTTTCATGCTTGAATAAGCTGTTTTTATTGTCTTGGAAAATAATTGAAAAAAAGTTGAAAAAAAATCACTCTGAATTGTAAAGTAAACAAGAAGATAATTTTTTATAATATTTTTTGGAGATTTTAAAATGGATTTCATCAGCTTACTGACGCCCACAAACATAATATTTGTATTAGTAATGTTTGTAATTACTGTTATTGCCTTAATCAAATATAATAACGAGCCGGCAAAACTGAAAACAATAGCACCGTTCTTGATTGGTATAGGTGTATTAGGAACTTTTTGGGGAATATTCATTGCACTTATGGATTTTGATGCAGCACATATTCAAGAGAGCATTGCTGGTTTACTTGAAGGGTTAAAGACAGCATTTATTACTTCATTGGTTGGAATGATATTGAGCTTAATTGCAAATGCTATTTCACAATTTAGCAGTTCCGGAAATAATCAACGAGGTTCAAATCCGCTTGAGACACTCATAAATCTTCAACGTGAATCAATTGCA
Protein-coding sequences here:
- the cas3 gene encoding CRISPR-associated helicase Cas3', translating into MTDISNILAKSVEYGSVTLLDHTIQVANAALYFAENFDYEFDKEAVIYGAIIHDLGKAHPYFQKAISADKNDDFDFTEYKHRHEISSLAFLPAIPNQYWDRVIDMVVAHHKPIENDIRKRGILDIKTNDRYFIDNHLEDWENWKMFGIEILNHFGLKIIDISYDDAKKSINYTVNYCRNKQNSPSFYRGLLKAADHFASAFSFSTKQYLNYTFYKPSLNKYFDDKRKSELFPLSVVDVNDNRKHTLVVAPTGAGKTDFLMKRTQGRVFYTLPFQASINAMWQRFKEFDPDNPDIRLLHSTSKVIAGNTVEEQILQPLVGSSIKVLTPHQLAAIIFGTSGYESVMLDLKGCDVILDEIHTYSDVSRSMVIEIVKMLKLLECRIHIGTATMPYALYEHLLEILGGKDNVFEVCLSKKQIETFDRHLITKYKDKDLTNNIIEQSVNNNEKLLIVVNTVKEAQNLFKEIENQFPDIPKMLIHSRFRRKDREYLEKELKDKYDGGYNCEGLKPCIVISTQVVEVSLDISFDRMITQAAPIDSLIQRFGRVNRRRNISALDELSRTYKPIHIFLDEESTLPYPKDTVFNSYDVLPDNLSLLKESEIQGLIDKVYPEFDIKKIDMHLIFRNGNFVLKELTDNKKSVLIELLEIEGAVCILESDRNNYINANHFDKIKYEIPVSLKSVLYSKNKYEQLKVGSYPFVIPQLEEEHLKYGLEMKEISNII
- the cas6 gene encoding CRISPR-associated endoribonuclease Cas6 — protein: MRLYFKLSSTSEILPFDYQYNILGKLHNWLGENEYHDKMSLYSFGWLSGGENSKKGLSFKSGAIWFLSFWQEDLGKKIIFNALKNSEFIFGMKVIDITIKETPDFSNKELFSVSSPVLVRNYTENGVEHLISDNPKCDELMTKTMQRKLREAKLDDDIIIKFNRDYHKPKTKLIKINGIENRANLCPVIIEGNPESIKFAWNVGVGHSTGSGFGALN
- a CDS encoding sigma 54-interacting transcriptional regulator, translating into MKILITFVGTNDVGKLAGLEDDGAILTTLSERDFDYIYLLYTRGNARINDNMFNYLEISEYLKTIILENNYCKESDVIIQEFICNKIAVHTEVYASLVKFLNENFSEIDIENNELFALISSGTPQMQASWILIAEADVFPVKLIRAIEKRYSVESRRTEDVALLTNIRDKLNKLKVYERRLGSKNEQNYSVVNDVNNLNKKQIQIAKSNNHILIYGETGVGKEVLARTLHDTSERKVFFPINCAGIPEQLLESELFGHKKGAFTGANYDKKGIVKEYENGSLFLDEINSMPISLQAKLLRFIESGEFRSVGSSIIEKSNIRIIAAANEKIQKLVEEEKFRLDLYYRLRTFELHIPPLRKRKEQIPELIEKLKLSNSLENLEFEPDALEALKNYRYPGNVRELIIILNRLNLNASSDNIKLSNIKQVLSELTHKVQHDEPEIPTELHGKAYKLLRTMLTKIVLSETNGNTAEAGRILGVTHNSIKKWNDEDFG